One window of the Candidatus Saccharibacteria bacterium genome contains the following:
- the pnp gene encoding polyribonucleotide nucleotidyltransferase: MSQITTKTINPYGKDLVVVETEFCGRTLTLEVNRVGFRTTASVLARYGDTVVLGTAMLGKPIQGMDYFPLSIDYEEKFYAAGKISGSRFIKREGRPSDDAILIGRLIDRPIRPLFPKGYRNEVQGIASVLSMDPAFRPDMVAMIAMSAALMLTGAPFDGPVAGVRVGMTDGGEYRAFMSAEELNASKLDLVVAAREGGVMMVEAGANEATEEEVVAALKFAEEAIKPALAAQAELAKKVGVKATEYELILPDEKIQAAVDKWVAGKLGEDLRLPYPERNEMIGVLKEQFHVAFAEELGEELYTVVRTQYDEAFQMALHKDVRAGIVKDGTRPDGRKLTDIRPLSSEVGLLPRAHGSSLFTRGMTQGMNIVTLAPLSYAQLVDTMEKNEERRYMHHYNAPGYTVGEVRRLGSPGRREIGHGYLAERALFAVLPDEAVFPYAIRSVTEIMSQNGSTSMAATCSSCLALMDAGVPLKAPVSGIAMGLMVDGDKTYILSDIADAEDFAGDMDFKVAGTSKGITALQMDMKVHGLSVDVLAQALAQGKDGRAFILAHMLETIAEPRAELSPYAPRVESIQINPDKIREIIGKGGETIQKITAETGTEIDIKDDGTVMIASPDGVAIQKAKDWIASIVEDPEVGKIYVDKPVVSVLDFGAFVQIMPGKDGLVHVSEMSEERVNKPSDVVKEGDLVTVKLVAIDDRGRLQLSMKAAARELDKK, encoded by the coding sequence ATGAGCCAAATTACCACCAAAACTATCAATCCATACGGCAAAGACCTTGTGGTTGTCGAGACAGAGTTCTGCGGGCGGACACTGACGCTCGAAGTCAACCGCGTTGGCTTTCGCACCACCGCAAGCGTTCTCGCGCGCTACGGAGACACCGTAGTCCTTGGCACTGCCATGCTAGGGAAGCCTATTCAGGGGATGGATTATTTCCCGCTTTCCATTGATTACGAAGAGAAGTTTTATGCGGCCGGGAAGATTAGCGGCAGCCGTTTTATCAAGCGTGAAGGTCGCCCAAGTGACGACGCTATCCTCATTGGCCGCCTTATAGACCGCCCTATCCGCCCACTCTTCCCGAAGGGCTACCGCAATGAAGTGCAGGGCATCGCAAGCGTTCTTAGTATGGACCCGGCGTTTCGCCCCGACATGGTCGCTATGATTGCCATGAGCGCAGCCCTTATGCTGACCGGCGCACCATTTGACGGTCCAGTTGCTGGTGTGCGCGTTGGCATGACCGATGGTGGTGAGTACCGAGCATTTATGAGTGCTGAGGAGCTAAACGCGAGCAAACTCGACCTTGTTGTAGCCGCCCGCGAAGGTGGTGTCATGATGGTTGAGGCCGGTGCAAACGAAGCCACCGAAGAAGAAGTGGTGGCTGCACTGAAATTTGCCGAGGAAGCTATAAAGCCCGCACTCGCTGCGCAGGCTGAGCTTGCCAAAAAGGTCGGGGTGAAAGCCACCGAATATGAATTAATCCTCCCAGACGAAAAAATCCAAGCAGCTGTAGACAAATGGGTGGCCGGTAAGCTCGGCGAAGACTTGCGATTGCCGTACCCAGAGCGAAACGAAATGATTGGCGTGCTCAAAGAGCAGTTCCACGTTGCATTTGCTGAAGAGCTAGGTGAAGAGCTCTACACAGTTGTACGCACTCAGTACGATGAAGCCTTTCAAATGGCACTGCACAAAGATGTTCGCGCCGGCATAGTCAAGGATGGCACGCGCCCCGATGGCCGCAAGCTGACCGACATTCGTCCGTTGAGCTCTGAGGTTGGGTTGCTGCCGCGTGCTCATGGCTCGAGCCTCTTTACGCGTGGCATGACACAGGGCATGAACATTGTTACCTTGGCACCACTATCGTACGCGCAGCTCGTAGACACCATGGAGAAAAACGAAGAGCGCCGCTACATGCACCACTACAATGCCCCTGGCTATACGGTTGGCGAAGTGCGCCGCCTCGGCAGCCCCGGCCGCCGTGAGATTGGCCATGGCTACCTGGCAGAGCGCGCCCTTTTTGCCGTACTGCCCGATGAAGCGGTTTTCCCCTATGCCATTCGCAGCGTTACCGAGATTATGAGCCAGAACGGTTCAACCTCTATGGCGGCAACTTGCAGTAGCTGCCTTGCCCTTATGGATGCTGGCGTACCGCTGAAGGCACCGGTATCGGGCATTGCCATGGGGCTGATGGTAGACGGAGACAAGACGTACATTCTAAGCGATATCGCTGACGCCGAAGATTTTGCGGGTGACATGGACTTCAAGGTTGCCGGAACAAGCAAAGGCATTACTGCCCTGCAAATGGACATGAAGGTCCACGGCTTGTCTGTCGATGTACTGGCACAGGCACTCGCGCAGGGCAAGGATGGCCGTGCCTTCATACTCGCACACATGCTTGAAACAATTGCCGAACCGAGGGCAGAACTGAGCCCATACGCACCTCGCGTGGAAAGTATCCAGATTAACCCAGACAAGATTCGTGAAATCATCGGTAAGGGTGGTGAAACCATCCAAAAGATTACCGCAGAAACCGGTACCGAAATCGACATTAAAGACGACGGTACGGTTATGATTGCCAGCCCAGATGGCGTGGCTATTCAAAAAGCCAAGGACTGGATTGCGAGTATTGTCGAAGACCCAGAGGTTGGCAAAATATACGTCGACAAGCCAGTAGTGAGCGTGCTCGACTTTGGCGCCTTTGTGCAGATTATGCCCGGCAAAGATGGCCTCGTGCATGTGAGTGAAATGAGTGAAGAACGTGTTAATAAACCGAGCGACGTTGTAAAAGAAGGTGACCTTGTTACCGTAAAACTCGTCGCCATAGACGACCGCGGCCGCCTGCAACTGAGCATGAAAGCCGCCGCTCGAGAACTAGATAAGAAATAA
- a CDS encoding uracil-DNA glycosylase, translating to MDNQRDKQSNLHELKARIESAGITPDLQAQATQLVFGEGNPDADVLFIGEAPGKQEDLQGKPFVGASGKFLDEMLASIGMKREDIYITNIVKYRPPNNRDPLPEEKKAFLPFLQEQLEIIQPKIIVTLGRHSGGAFLPDLHISQDHGKPKRIRVKRQEIRDKNSQSGGTMELVIVPLYHPAAALYNGGMRQTLMDDFALIPEILKKVN from the coding sequence ATGGATAATCAGAGAGATAAGCAGAGTAATCTGCATGAACTCAAGGCGCGAATTGAGTCTGCCGGTATCACCCCAGATCTTCAGGCGCAGGCGACGCAGCTCGTGTTTGGGGAGGGCAATCCGGATGCGGACGTGTTGTTTATAGGTGAGGCGCCGGGGAAGCAGGAAGACCTTCAGGGCAAGCCCTTTGTGGGGGCAAGTGGGAAGTTTTTAGACGAAATGCTCGCGAGTATCGGTATGAAGCGTGAGGACATATACATTACGAACATCGTGAAATACCGTCCGCCAAACAACCGCGACCCTTTGCCAGAGGAGAAGAAAGCGTTTTTGCCATTCTTGCAAGAACAGCTGGAGATTATCCAGCCGAAGATAATTGTGACACTTGGGCGGCACAGCGGCGGAGCGTTTCTGCCCGACCTTCATATAAGCCAGGATCACGGCAAGCCAAAACGAATTAGAGTTAAGAGACAAGAGATAAGAGATAAGAATAGCCAGAGCGGTGGCACGATGGAGCTAGTGATTGTACCCTTGTACCATCCTGCGGCCGCTTTGTATAACGGTGGGATGAGGCAAACCCTCATGGATGATTTTGCGCTCATTCCAGAGATATTAAAGAAAGTAAATTAA
- the rpsO gene encoding 30S ribosomal protein S15, translated as MISAEKKSGIVKDLQKSKEDTGSAAVQVGIFTERIRELTEHLKVNKKDFAARRGLLQLVGKRKRLLQYIAAQDGQAYLNLIKKLGIRR; from the coding sequence ATGATTTCAGCTGAGAAAAAGAGTGGAATTGTGAAAGATTTGCAGAAGAGCAAGGAAGACACAGGCAGCGCTGCCGTGCAGGTGGGCATATTCACCGAGCGCATCCGTGAGCTGACCGAGCACCTCAAGGTGAATAAGAAAGATTTTGCGGCTCGCCGGGGGTTATTACAGCTTGTGGGTAAGCGCAAGCGGCTTTTGCAGTACATTGCTGCGCAAGACGGACAGGCGTATCTGAACCTCATTAAAAAGCTTGGTATTCGACGTTAA
- the rpsT gene encoding 30S ribosomal protein S20, with the protein MPIIKSAKKRVKVATKATVRNSKTKRSLKAAVKAFGSALAATDKKKAVKALDKVQSELDRAAKKGILHKNKVARKKAQAARNARNAGVPAGVKSDKVKATSVKKAFPVKKAAPAKKPAAKK; encoded by the coding sequence ATGCCCATTATTAAATCAGCAAAAAAACGTGTGAAAGTTGCTACTAAGGCTACCGTTCGCAATAGCAAAACCAAGCGAAGCCTGAAAGCCGCTGTGAAAGCTTTTGGTTCGGCCCTCGCTGCTACTGACAAAAAGAAGGCAGTCAAGGCGCTCGACAAAGTCCAGAGCGAGCTAGACCGAGCTGCCAAAAAAGGCATTTTGCACAAAAACAAGGTCGCTCGCAAAAAGGCTCAAGCCGCTCGTAACGCCCGTAACGCTGGCGTTCCCGCTGGCGTCAAAAGCGACAAAGTAAAAGCCACCTCTGTTAAAAAAGCATTCCCGGTGAAAAAAGCTGCCCCCGCAAAGAAGCCAGCAGCCAAAAAATAG
- a CDS encoding ribonuclease J → MDNKGNRGKRPQNGQKNGQRGGRNGGGNGFRGKNGGGNATQNQSQPQNGEKRPTVSRGAAVRAQKRTQMDAQRVANQWMPAQVDENRRANFIDDSPRLKIIGLGGMDGGGSKNMMLVEYVNDAVVIDAGNDLSVDLPGINYGIADTAYMETIRHKLRAYIITHGHLDHIGGLPHIVPKFPAPVYGSKFTIGRVHEIFENFGLPMPEGFELKTVEMNEDTHERLKIGEFFVELVRVTHSIPGSTIVVLDTPVGRIINTGDFRFDPNPLDHERTDMERLIELGNEGVLALLSESTTVERMGRTPSESTIEQSFIDIMNQAPGRIFVGVFSTNMNRIQMIVNAAVHHGRKIAIDGRSMVSTLEMAVRHGFMKIPKGTFVSIASVPALTDDKVVVICTGSQGEPSSALQRMANGEHRHIKLKEQDTVILSSTPIPESGNDALIGQMVDDLTKKHVHVFEHRNHDLDGVGPLHVSGHASRDEYAEMIQMTKPKFFIPIYGAYRVKQRHIELAIEQGIPRANCLNALNGEVIALTPEKMEVIGEVPSGTILVDQTGAIVSNVVVKDRVLLAEEGLVAVVLTVDKKSGNLLTSPDIISRGFIYMREQEDMMNGLRNEVRRAVQQRYKRIDIDRFKAELKDHITHYLFEQTGRSPIVIPVLNIVGGKNEKQAPQGKTDKPAEPQKTPEEIAAEQQARFQAMRERLLNQDLRVD, encoded by the coding sequence ATGGACAACAAAGGAAATAGAGGTAAGCGACCACAAAATGGCCAGAAAAATGGGCAACGAGGTGGAAGAAACGGGGGCGGAAACGGCTTCCGCGGTAAAAACGGCGGCGGAAATGCTACGCAGAACCAGTCTCAGCCGCAAAACGGCGAAAAACGACCAACGGTTAGCCGTGGCGCTGCCGTGCGGGCACAAAAGCGGACACAAATGGACGCGCAGCGCGTGGCAAACCAGTGGATGCCCGCCCAGGTAGACGAAAATCGCCGGGCAAACTTTATAGACGATTCACCGCGTCTGAAAATCATCGGCCTTGGTGGCATGGACGGCGGCGGGAGCAAAAACATGATGCTTGTAGAGTATGTGAATGACGCTGTAGTTATAGACGCCGGAAACGACCTGAGTGTTGACTTGCCGGGCATAAACTACGGCATAGCCGACACGGCGTACATGGAAACAATCCGGCATAAACTGCGCGCGTACATTATCACTCACGGCCACCTTGACCACATAGGCGGGTTACCGCACATTGTGCCAAAGTTCCCGGCACCGGTATATGGCAGTAAGTTCACCATTGGCCGGGTGCACGAAATTTTTGAGAATTTTGGTTTGCCTATGCCAGAAGGTTTCGAACTCAAAACAGTCGAAATGAACGAAGACACCCACGAGCGCCTGAAGATTGGTGAATTTTTTGTAGAACTGGTGCGGGTGACGCACTCAATACCCGGTAGCACTATTGTGGTACTCGATACACCAGTGGGGCGCATAATCAACACAGGCGACTTCCGCTTTGACCCGAACCCGCTCGACCACGAACGCACCGACATGGAGCGGCTCATAGAGCTTGGCAACGAAGGTGTGCTAGCACTGTTGAGTGAAAGTACAACAGTCGAGCGAATGGGGCGTACGCCGAGCGAAAGTACCATCGAACAGAGCTTTATTGACATTATGAATCAGGCACCGGGTCGGATATTTGTTGGGGTGTTCAGTACAAACATGAACCGCATACAGATGATTGTAAATGCTGCCGTTCATCATGGTCGCAAGATTGCCATTGACGGTCGCAGTATGGTAAGCACACTCGAAATGGCTGTGCGCCATGGCTTTATGAAGATTCCAAAAGGTACGTTTGTCTCGATTGCTTCTGTACCGGCGCTAACCGACGACAAAGTCGTTGTTATCTGTACGGGCAGCCAGGGTGAGCCATCGTCTGCGCTGCAGCGTATGGCAAATGGTGAACACAGGCACATAAAACTAAAAGAGCAAGATACCGTCATTCTCTCTAGTACACCAATCCCGGAAAGCGGTAACGATGCGCTTATTGGCCAAATGGTTGACGACCTTACGAAAAAGCATGTGCACGTGTTTGAACACCGAAACCACGACCTTGACGGTGTCGGGCCACTGCACGTATCTGGGCATGCGAGTCGCGACGAATATGCCGAAATGATTCAAATGACCAAGCCGAAGTTTTTCATACCAATCTACGGCGCATACCGGGTAAAACAGCGGCATATTGAACTAGCCATCGAGCAGGGTATACCGCGCGCAAACTGCCTAAACGCTCTGAACGGCGAAGTTATAGCCCTTACCCCCGAAAAGATGGAAGTTATTGGCGAGGTACCAAGCGGCACTATACTCGTTGACCAAACGGGCGCTATTGTCAGTAACGTGGTGGTCAAAGACCGCGTGCTTCTGGCCGAAGAAGGCCTAGTGGCGGTTGTACTCACTGTCGATAAGAAGTCGGGCAACTTGCTTACGAGTCCCGATATCATTAGCCGCGGCTTCATATATATGCGTGAACAAGAAGATATGATGAATGGTCTGCGTAACGAGGTTCGCCGTGCTGTCCAGCAGCGCTACAAGCGCATCGACATAGACCGGTTTAAGGCCGAACTGAAAGATCACATTACGCACTATTTGTTTGAACAAACCGGTCGCAGCCCAATAGTTATACCGGTGCTTAACATTGTAGGTGGTAAAAACGAAAAACAAGCTCCCCAGGGCAAAACAGACAAACCTGCAGAACCACAGAAAACACCAGAAGAGATTGCCGCCGAGCAGCAAGCGCGCTTCCAGGCCATGCGCGAACGTCTCCTCAACCAAGATCTCCGAGTTGACTAG
- a CDS encoding type II toxin-antitoxin system VapC family toxin encodes MTILIDSHIYIWLLFESYRFSPATKRTLQTAEELYVSIASLTELTFKHGSGKLKYNPANLCQGLAEANIHLLAITNRHLEKYAEISLSHKDPFDRLLIAQAQCENLPLLTADQTLLDSSYPTIDARK; translated from the coding sequence ATGACCATTCTCATTGATTCTCATATCTATATTTGGCTGCTGTTCGAGTCGTATCGCTTTAGCCCAGCCACTAAGCGTACACTGCAGACAGCAGAAGAGCTATATGTCTCTATCGCAAGTCTCACTGAACTCACATTCAAACACGGCTCTGGAAAGCTCAAGTACAATCCTGCCAATTTGTGCCAGGGCCTAGCCGAAGCGAATATCCATCTTCTTGCCATAACTAACCGCCACCTAGAGAAGTACGCTGAAATATCCTTGAGCCATAAAGACCCGTTCGATCGTCTACTCATCGCCCAAGCTCAGTGCGAAAACCTGCCACTTCTTACCGCTGATCAAACCTTACTCGACTCATCCTACCCCACTATCGACGCCCGCAAATAG
- a CDS encoding Fic family protein: protein MSQEAVAHSTNNVGEISAFMASNEALNDPILRRDYFEHMNGDGFIDFLQQTASVVRTGDSEARQAFDGEKVGLMGHEVPDQREKQALLYETWDVAREFLHDRSLSDADALERAALAVAGGVLLAHPFIDGNGRTSRISSFLIARGPTDEAAISGIVGQSSGAGGWEVSPVNLRLPSRKEYKGNQPDDIDWEFQFAGEGEDALGGIVANSLYKNAALREFIENHRQTIGSRLNNCTQEVEGRKVLSGDRFLEEIVADENGGIANAKEILGILRKQKAANVRRYLQALLVESPTGLVASISPIEGKAYEELHIRDRVVAKYLGENAVNGMLTPIQQQVLQHRRFSKIHRNELEAKESEAA from the coding sequence ATGTCCCAAGAAGCAGTCGCTCACAGTACAAATAATGTTGGTGAAATCTCGGCATTCATGGCTTCGAATGAGGCTCTTAACGACCCAATTCTACGGCGTGATTATTTTGAACACATGAATGGTGATGGCTTCATCGACTTTCTTCAACAGACTGCATCAGTTGTGCGTACTGGAGACAGCGAAGCAAGACAAGCATTTGATGGTGAAAAAGTAGGACTCATGGGACATGAAGTTCCTGACCAGCGCGAGAAGCAGGCGCTCCTATATGAGACTTGGGATGTTGCTCGGGAATTCCTGCATGACAGAAGCCTATCGGATGCGGATGCGCTTGAGCGAGCTGCGCTCGCGGTAGCGGGGGGGGTGTTGCTTGCCCATCCTTTTATCGATGGTAACGGCAGAACGAGTCGCATAAGTTCCTTTCTCATTGCTCGCGGCCCTACAGATGAAGCCGCTATTTCTGGAATCGTAGGTCAGTCAAGTGGCGCAGGTGGATGGGAAGTTTCTCCTGTTAATTTAAGATTGCCTTCGCGAAAAGAATATAAAGGTAATCAACCAGATGATATTGACTGGGAATTCCAATTTGCGGGTGAAGGGGAAGATGCTTTAGGTGGAATTGTGGCAAATAGTTTGTACAAAAATGCTGCCCTGAGGGAATTTATTGAAAATCACAGGCAGACAATAGGTTCCCGGCTTAACAACTGCACACAAGAAGTCGAAGGCAGAAAAGTACTTAGTGGAGACAGGTTTCTGGAAGAGATAGTCGCAGATGAAAATGGCGGCATAGCGAATGCTAAAGAAATCCTAGGAATTCTTCGCAAACAAAAAGCGGCAAATGTACGACGATACTTGCAGGCTCTGCTTGTTGAATCTCCTACTGGCCTCGTAGCGTCAATCTCCCCAATAGAGGGTAAGGCTTACGAGGAACTTCACATTAGAGATAGGGTGGTTGCCAAGTACCTGGGAGAAAATGCCGTTAATGGTATGTTGACACCTATTCAGCAGCAGGTTCTTCAACATCGTAGATTCTCTAAGATACACCGTAATGAACTTGAAGCTAAGGAGTCTGAAGCGGCCTAG
- the holA gene encoding DNA polymerase III subunit delta — protein sequence MITTLTGENDVERGAALRCAVAEFEKEYGDMAVERLDGEEAPYERMEEAVQSLPFLAARKLVVLRAPGANKEFTEKFAAFMEAVSDTNDVIIVEPKLDKRLTYYKQLKKLTAFKEFAVLDAGGLARFAVEYIKERGGSISSGAARMLVERVGTNQLGLQQELDKLLVFDPKITEQSIENLTEKTPQSTIFELLDAAFTGDTKRTMRLYDEQRALKVEPQQVIAMLAWQLHVLAVVKTAKQRSVDDIAREAKLNPFVVRKTQGLVRHITLARLKELITRLREFDLRTKTESIIPDEAVRYYLLTITR from the coding sequence GTGATAACCACGCTGACGGGAGAGAATGATGTGGAGCGGGGGGCGGCTTTGCGCTGTGCCGTTGCTGAGTTTGAAAAAGAGTATGGTGATATGGCGGTGGAACGGCTAGACGGGGAAGAGGCGCCCTACGAGCGCATGGAGGAGGCGGTACAGAGTTTGCCGTTTTTGGCGGCACGGAAGCTCGTGGTACTGCGCGCGCCTGGCGCAAACAAAGAATTTACTGAAAAGTTCGCAGCGTTTATGGAAGCCGTTTCAGATACAAACGACGTCATAATCGTAGAGCCAAAGCTAGACAAGCGGCTGACCTACTACAAACAGCTAAAAAAACTGACAGCGTTCAAAGAGTTTGCCGTGCTGGATGCGGGTGGATTGGCGCGATTTGCAGTTGAATACATAAAAGAGCGGGGTGGCAGTATTTCGAGCGGTGCTGCGCGTATGCTTGTTGAGCGCGTGGGTACAAACCAGCTTGGCTTGCAGCAGGAGCTCGATAAGCTGCTCGTTTTTGACCCGAAAATTACCGAGCAATCTATAGAAAACCTAACTGAAAAAACACCTCAAAGTACTATATTCGAACTGCTCGACGCAGCATTTACTGGTGACACTAAACGTACCATGCGTCTTTACGACGAGCAACGGGCGCTAAAGGTTGAGCCGCAGCAGGTTATTGCCATGCTGGCTTGGCAGCTGCATGTGCTGGCTGTCGTGAAAACTGCGAAACAGCGCAGTGTTGACGACATAGCCCGCGAAGCCAAACTGAACCCCTTTGTGGTGCGAAAAACGCAGGGTCTGGTGAGACACATTACCCTCGCGCGGCTCAAAGAACTCATAACCCGACTCCGCGAGTTTGACCTGCGCACCAAAACAGAGAGCATCATCCCCGACGAAGCCGTTCGCTACTACCTGCTGACCATCACAAGATAA
- a CDS encoding four helix bundle protein, whose protein sequence is MLDLSVVVIRYAESQKVNRSIQDQLIRAVTSIGANYSEAQDASSKKDFLNKIYIAKKEASETVYWLKLLARLNETDENLALEDRARKFVLLLQKIINTSKEKS, encoded by the coding sequence ATGCTCGATTTGAGCGTGGTTGTCATTCGCTATGCTGAGTCCCAAAAGGTTAATCGATCCATCCAAGATCAGCTCATACGAGCGGTGACAAGCATCGGGGCTAATTACTCAGAGGCACAAGATGCTTCATCTAAGAAAGATTTTCTCAACAAAATCTACATTGCCAAGAAAGAAGCGTCGGAAACAGTTTACTGGCTGAAGCTTCTAGCAAGGTTGAATGAGACAGACGAGAACTTGGCTCTTGAAGATCGCGCACGTAAATTTGTACTGCTCTTACAAAAGATAATTAATACGTCGAAGGAAAAATCGTGA
- the truB gene encoding tRNA pseudouridine(55) synthase TruB, translating to MQGLLLIDKPAGWTSFDVVNYVRKIVAQAEGKKPKNCKVGHTGTLDPLATGLLVILVGKEYTRRAAELSKHDKTYEVTMKLGQTSTTGDDEGEKTPVNSRIPGENEVTAALKKFTGNIMQTPPIYSAIKINGQKAYDLARKGKEVKLEPRPVTIYEIRNMKYSYPLVRFTCDVSSGTYIRSLVADVGEALGTGAYMSGLRRTKVGDYDLANAAQLSRLGQVQLADLLQ from the coding sequence ATGCAGGGATTACTCCTTATAGACAAGCCCGCTGGGTGGACGAGTTTTGATGTGGTGAATTACGTGCGCAAAATTGTTGCGCAGGCCGAGGGCAAGAAACCTAAAAACTGTAAAGTAGGGCATACGGGCACACTTGACCCGCTGGCTACGGGGTTGCTCGTCATACTGGTGGGCAAGGAGTACACTCGCCGTGCTGCTGAGCTAAGCAAACACGACAAAACGTATGAGGTCACGATGAAGCTGGGTCAAACAAGCACCACGGGTGATGATGAGGGGGAGAAGACCCCTGTTAATTCGCGTATCCCGGGTGAAAACGAGGTCACAGCGGCACTCAAGAAATTCACCGGGAACATCATGCAAACCCCGCCGATCTATTCAGCCATTAAGATCAATGGTCAGAAAGCCTATGACTTGGCTCGGAAGGGCAAGGAGGTGAAGCTTGAACCGCGCCCAGTAACTATATATGAAATAAGAAACATGAAATATTCATACCCTCTGGTTCGGTTTACCTGTGATGTCAGTAGTGGCACGTATATTCGTTCACTGGTGGCAGATGTTGGTGAGGCGCTCGGAACGGGCGCGTATATGTCAGGCCTACGCCGTACAAAAGTGGGTGATTACGATCTGGCAAATGCCGCGCAGTTGAGCCGGTTGGGCCAAGTCCAGCTAGCAGATCTATTGCAATAG
- a CDS encoding type II toxin-antitoxin system mRNA interferase toxin, RelE/StbE family, with protein MTVSIEYHPRFKKQYKKLPSSVQARFQQRIKLLIIGPDNPTLRVHALKAEYKGYLSMNVTGDILALFYYEGTNVVVFGFIGTHSQLYG; from the coding sequence ATGACTGTGAGTATCGAGTATCACCCTCGGTTCAAAAAGCAGTACAAGAAGCTTCCGTCTTCTGTGCAAGCACGTTTTCAGCAGAGAATAAAACTTCTGATTATTGGGCCAGATAACCCTACGTTGCGGGTGCATGCCCTGAAGGCTGAGTACAAGGGCTACTTAAGCATGAATGTAACCGGAGACATTCTCGCATTGTTCTACTACGAAGGCACAAATGTAGTAGTTTTTGGCTTTATAGGGACACACAGCCAGTTGTATGGGTAA